ttggagttcagtcaatagactgtcatactgtccaaattCGTGCCTTCTGGTCAACCATTCCCTAACCCATCCTTTCCTCcatatctttcttcgaggtggggttgccttttttttctctttttcctctgccagccttttctgctgctctccaacaaaggctagagcagcttccaggtataggtatcttctcctctttgcaatggtgtctctgaccataagcattgttgtctcttccgaagccgaTCCAAGAATGTCCTGAGGTTGGAGAAGCCACGTTTTTATATGGCCTGGCCAagtcgtgaactagcgtgaacgatgcgtgccaacacgggaagtgcgaaaactatgcgtgaacgtgtcgtgaacttgtcttGAACTCGTCATACCAGTTAGTGCCaatgtcgtgaactggtcgtgaactatgtgtgaactatgcgtgaacttgtcgtgaacagtgcgggaacctcccagtgcttGCCACAAAAGTGTCACGCCTTGCCAAGCCAAATGTGTGACAAAAATGCGTGCCAGTGTCAGCCAGGCTATACGAATAAACATTCTAAAATCACCAGCATTGTTTTAAAACAAATTTATAATCTGCGCTCTACGCAACTATGAAAATTGTATTTGCATCGTATTTGTATTACCCTGCTAGgtaacttacatatatatttaaaatttaatttacagAAAAAGTAATGAGAGATTGTAGGTATTCAGAGATAGTTATTCCAAATCATTCTATGCACATAGGCATAATGTAGAACCATTGAACATTCTGTTCAAACAAACTCTCATTTTGTGTCTTAGCAATTAAATAGTTTATGGAATTATAAATATCTTGCACTTTTAAGTATGTTTTTGACTTAGGTTTTCTTCGTTGCGGTTAAAAATTTGTGCATTTTTAACGAAGGATTTCCAATATCAAATTCATACAATTTTgatttggttaatatatatatatgtatatatatatatatatatatatatatatatatatatatatatatatatatatatatatatatatatatatatgtaaatatatgtatatttctattcatgtatatatatatatatgtatatatatatatgtaaatatatgtatatttctattcatgtatatatatatatatatatatatatatatatatatatatatatatatatatatatatatatatatatatatatatatatatgtatatatatatatatatatatatatatatatatatatatatatatatatatgtatatatacatatatatatatatatatatacatatatatatatatatatgtatatatacatatatatatatatacatatatatatatatatgtatatatacatatatatatatatatatatatatatatatatatatatatatatatatatatatatatatacatatatatacatatatatacatatatatacatatatatatatatatatatatatatatatatatatatatatatatatatatatatatatacatgaatagaaatatacatatatatacatatatatatatatatatatatatatatatatatatatatatatatatatatatatatatatatatatatatatatgttaacgacaaatcgctggaacgtgcgatgtctcaagatgacagcaggccgggaggaaaaaggaaacgaagattggacaagcgctttcgtgttattattacacctcttcacggtcttatggtttaaaaatacaattagaatacaaagaaacctctgtgatgacgtaaaacagaaaaaaagagcaaattacaaattacgtaaaagttagttgtttaaaaatattgtttacaagaaattcatccagtttgtacatactaGTGTtgagcagatcttcgaaatttttcttaattaaaactgtttcaatgatatttcttttaacaaaatctttgcaaaatataagttctttagcagctttccaattaatagttcggttgcaatcattcatatgctgaaaaagactgctggcaatgtttcccgttcttacattaaaCTTATGCTGTTTTactcgagtttctagtgctttgccactttgaccaatatatcgtttattacattgattgcatggaatttcgtatatacatccgttaacctgttttggggaattttttatcagtttattcttgcgtgtgttgtttctaaaaattacattaacccattaacgcctgacctactatatatagtagtacaattgctAGGACAAAGTACACCccaatttttcatgtttttcttattgttttgcatattcctgagttcttttcaatctaatcaataatataaacaggagtttttctttgaagtatccatatttttcgactttttgacaaaataccaaagatatgtagaatgtttttatatattcacatttttaatcttgagctcatggttacacaagttcattaaacatctttatactgatacatatcatgacactgaagaccatgaatcaattcatatatcagaaattgagatagcaattgaagcataaatattacaggctattttccattacctactatatatagtaggtcaggcagATATGAAGCCAAAATATGGACCGGACAGGAAAAATCTTGGAAAAGTATCACCCTAAAGCAAATTGGTTGTTTATTCGTTAGAATAAACTGCTTGTTCGCTATTTTCTGGTCCTTGGATGCACACCTCGTCGCTGGTGAAGTGACTTTCCAGCTAACAATGCCTCGGTAGTTTCAAATTTTCAGTTCCCTGTTACTATCCAAGCATTCTCATACTCTCAGGATACCACACATTACCAAGTTGCCGCTTATACTGGTCTTTGGATGCTGATGTTGGGGTCGAACtcattgctaaggcaatgtcacgtgatacatttgaagaaatattacggtttctgccttccactgataatcaggcactaaacaaggatcaacatatatcacttgatgaagcaatgatagaatattttggtaGGAATGGATGCAAACAGTGCATTCGGAATAAACCTGTGAGATTTAGATTTAAAGCTTGGTGCCTCAATTCTCCACTTGGATATTTAGCTACGTTTGATGTATACCAAGGGACAGCCTTCGGGTTGAATCGTCACTATGAAGAAAGGTTTGGAAAAGGTGGGGACACtttgatgattttatttgaaaaactaCCAAGTCATATCAAAGATATACCAGTGAGGTTTTACTTCGACAACGACTTCACAAGTTTACCTTTAGTAAATCACTAACAAGAGATAAACTATGAAGCAACTGGAACAATAAGGGACAACAGAATTCCGAAGACTTGTCCTATAAACTCCACAAACGAAATGAAGAAGGTTCCTCGAAGAGATACAGATGTTGTTGTGGATAATATTCACAAGATCTTGTTGGTATGCTGGAAGGATAATGCAGTAGTTTCAGTTGTATCAAATATTTCTCCTGTTTATCCTCTGAAAAGTTTATCTCGATGGTcagcaaaggacaaaaagaaaattagtgtaaGTCGTCCTTCTCTCATCGGGGATTACAACAGGCACATGGGTGGCACTGATAGGATGGACCAAAACATCAATTGTTACCGTATATCCATTAGAATGAAAAAGTGTTGGTGGCCTATATTTTCTTGTGTAATTGATGCAACAATTCAGAACTGCTGGCTTCTGCATCGTGTTGATGAAAGCAACCTTTCACTGCTGTCATTCAAGCGCTACGTTGCAAGGACATACCTTCAGAAGGCAGAACCACGTGTGGGAATAGGCCGGCCAAGACAGTCATCTCGGGTTATTCCAGATGTACGTTATGACAGTATTGGTCACCTCGTCGAATCCCTTAGAAAACAGGCATGGAAATGTGCTCTATCCTCTTGTAAATCTCGTCCTTCGCAAGGGTGTATGAAGTGTGGAGTTCCATTGTATGTGAAATGCTTTGCTAATTATCATCGTCGTGCTCTTTAGAATACTGCTAATTATAGTATCTGGTTTGTTATTGTGTGATATCACggaatttatctcaaaatttaaCTAAGAAGGATTTTTCTCTAAAGCATGaaccagttttatttctattttattctaccgtatcacaattttctgttaaacatttcacttgtagaagtaagaattattatccatttcacatattcaaatactgtCAGCACGTGCAAAAGTAATAGGGCTTACAATTGCAACAAATTTTAGCAGTAAACTGCAATATTTGTTTGTATTATTCAGTAATAAACGCACTATTATTGAGTGTCTTGCTTCTAATACATCCtccttgtaatgaaaaaataccaataaaattttattatagaaaatagacTCATCAATAAAAATGTGTACCCCGTATCTGcctaacctactatatatagtaggtcctatatatggacaaataccatggaaaaaacattgaatatatgataataccatataaatatacatattaaacttaaataatgaaaaatatttagaaaaaaaaatcaggcagtAATGGGTTAATTACAAAAAGTTTtgaaattccaggtagaggtacaaactgtttgaaaaaatgtaaaacaaggaggttattcaaaATACAATCATCGTTGTTAAAAaaaccataaaaagttttctttgccttttgacaggctttgtttatgaaatgtgataggtactttaaaatagatgctatttcatgaattttcccaagctcagattcaaggagatcagggcaacttacccgcagtgcccgtaaaaacatggatgaaaaaaccatatatatgtatatatatatatatatatatatatatatatatatatatatatatatatatatatatatatatgtgtgtgtaaatatatatatatatatatatatatatatatatatatatatatatgtatatatataaatacatatattttatttatatatatatatacatacacacacatatatatatatatatatatatatatatatatatatatatatatatatatatatatatatatatatatatatatatatatttatatatagacatatatatgtatatatatacatatattttatttatatacatatatacatatatatatatatatatatatatatatatatatatatatatatgcgtgtgtgtgtgtgtgtgtgtgtgtgtgtgtgtggttctgtatatatatatatatatatatatatatatatatatatatatatatatatatatatatatacatatatatatatatatatatatatatatatatatatatatatatatatatatatatatatatatatatacatagatttatatatatatatatatatatatatatatatatatatatatatatatatatatgtatatatatatatatatatatatatatatatatatatatatatatatatatatatgtatatatatatatatatatatatatatatatatatatatatatatatatatatatatatatatatatatatagttgatagatgggttcctcatGGGAACCGTAATTTaggtaggaataaaatagtcaatgctgctattat
This genomic stretch from Palaemon carinicauda isolate YSFRI2023 chromosome 12, ASM3689809v2, whole genome shotgun sequence harbors:
- the LOC137650909 gene encoding piggyBac transposable element-derived protein 3-like, whose translation is MRANTGRYHTLPSCRLYWSLDADVGVELIAKAMSRDTFEEILRFLPSTDNQALNKDQHISLDEAMIEYFGRNGCKQCIRNKPVRFRFKAWCLNSPLGYLATFDVYQGTAFGLNRHYEERFGKGGDTLMILFEKLPSHIKDIPVRFYFDNDFTSLPLVNH
- the LOC137650910 gene encoding piggyBac transposable element-derived protein 2-like, with protein sequence MKKVPRRDTDVVVDNIHKILLVCWKDNAVVSVVSNISPVYPLKSLSRWSAKDKKKISVSRPSLIGDYNRHMGGTDRMDQNINCYRISIRMKKCWWPIFSCVIDATIQNCWLLHRVDESNLSLLSFKRYVARTYLQKAEPRVGIGRPRQSSRVIPDVRYDSIGHLVESLRKQAWKCALSSCKSRPSQGCMKCGVPLYVKCFANYHRRAL